A genomic segment from Pectinophora gossypiella chromosome 3, ilPecGoss1.1, whole genome shotgun sequence encodes:
- the LOC126382131 gene encoding uncharacterized protein LOC126382131 isoform X1: MMKEFIFVLLCFTASTSARGKLVIDNDAGGDDAMAIFLALLYEKYVDGPQVVALTTGNGNTDEDNVCRNNQRILKVAQRQDVPIYRGSKSSLVHTPYAHYYYGMDGLGDIDEEVTDLVPAQEQSAVDSLIRLSKKYEGELTVVTIGTVTNVALAIKLDPGFLNRLAHLYVGAGHIHSEKYPRREFNAYMDVEAYHIVMQNATPDKVSVFPFSQTKEFLNFTREWRENVLGGIDTDIIKALNKYESVSIPKNVAWTSLDPSVLAAVINPDLVEEYKYSKNDIIMCGDNRAINTNEFVAQDKANVRIVYKMNSEEYKKFLLDVFSAELQTKNS; this comes from the exons atgatGAAAGAGTTTATATTTGTTCTGTTGTGTTTTACGGCGTCAACAAGCGC aaggGGCAAACTGGTCATTGACAATGACGCTGGAGGAGATGATGCAATGGCCATATTTTTAGCTTTGCTGTACGAAAAGTACGTTGATGg TCCACAGGTAGTGGCTCTTACAACCGGAAACGGAAACACAGATGAAGACAACGTTTGTAGGAACAATCAGAGAATACTGAAAGTTGCACAGAGACAAGAT GTGCCGATATATAGAGGATCTAAGTCTTCACTTGTTCATACACCATATGCTCATTATTACTACGGCATGGATGGTCTAGGAGACATCGATGAAGAAGTAACTGACTTGGTACCTGCGCAGGAGCAAAGTGCAGTAGACAGCCTCATTAGGCTGTCTAAGAAATATGAAG GTGAACTTACAGTCGTCACAATTGGTACTGTAACAAATGTAGCTTTGGCAATTAAGTTGGACCCTGGTTTCTTGAATCGGTTGGCTCATCTGTACGTTGGAGCAGGACACATACATA GTGAAAAGTACCCAAGAAGAGAGTTCAACGCCTACATGGACGTAGAGGCCTACCACATTGTGATGCAGAACGCTACACCTGATAAAGTCTCCGTGTTTCCGTTCTCTCAGACCAAAGAGTTTTTGAACTTTACTAGA GAATGGAGAGAAAATGTCCTTGGTGGCATAGATACAGATATCATAAAGGCTCTGAATAAGTACGAAAGTGTCTCCATTCCGAAGAACGTGGCATGGACATCATTGGATCCTTCCGTGCTGGCTGCTGTAATCAATCCTGACTTGGTAGAGGAATACAAATACTCCaagaatgatattattatgtgtg GTGATAATAGGGCAATAAATACCAATGAGTTTGTCGCACAAGACAAAGCCAATGTAAGGATAGTGTACAAAATGAACAGTGAAGAATACAAAAAGTTTTTGTTAGATGTCTTCTCTGCtgaattacaaacaaaaaatagttaa
- the LOC126382131 gene encoding uncharacterized protein LOC126382131 isoform X2 — MTKPRGKLVIDNDAGGDDAMAIFLALLYEKYVDGPQVVALTTGNGNTDEDNVCRNNQRILKVAQRQDVPIYRGSKSSLVHTPYAHYYYGMDGLGDIDEEVTDLVPAQEQSAVDSLIRLSKKYEGELTVVTIGTVTNVALAIKLDPGFLNRLAHLYVGAGHIHSEKYPRREFNAYMDVEAYHIVMQNATPDKVSVFPFSQTKEFLNFTREWRENVLGGIDTDIIKALNKYESVSIPKNVAWTSLDPSVLAAVINPDLVEEYKYSKNDIIMCGDNRAINTNEFVAQDKANVRIVYKMNSEEYKKFLLDVFSAELQTKNS, encoded by the exons ATGACAAAACC aaggGGCAAACTGGTCATTGACAATGACGCTGGAGGAGATGATGCAATGGCCATATTTTTAGCTTTGCTGTACGAAAAGTACGTTGATGg TCCACAGGTAGTGGCTCTTACAACCGGAAACGGAAACACAGATGAAGACAACGTTTGTAGGAACAATCAGAGAATACTGAAAGTTGCACAGAGACAAGAT GTGCCGATATATAGAGGATCTAAGTCTTCACTTGTTCATACACCATATGCTCATTATTACTACGGCATGGATGGTCTAGGAGACATCGATGAAGAAGTAACTGACTTGGTACCTGCGCAGGAGCAAAGTGCAGTAGACAGCCTCATTAGGCTGTCTAAGAAATATGAAG GTGAACTTACAGTCGTCACAATTGGTACTGTAACAAATGTAGCTTTGGCAATTAAGTTGGACCCTGGTTTCTTGAATCGGTTGGCTCATCTGTACGTTGGAGCAGGACACATACATA GTGAAAAGTACCCAAGAAGAGAGTTCAACGCCTACATGGACGTAGAGGCCTACCACATTGTGATGCAGAACGCTACACCTGATAAAGTCTCCGTGTTTCCGTTCTCTCAGACCAAAGAGTTTTTGAACTTTACTAGA GAATGGAGAGAAAATGTCCTTGGTGGCATAGATACAGATATCATAAAGGCTCTGAATAAGTACGAAAGTGTCTCCATTCCGAAGAACGTGGCATGGACATCATTGGATCCTTCCGTGCTGGCTGCTGTAATCAATCCTGACTTGGTAGAGGAATACAAATACTCCaagaatgatattattatgtgtg GTGATAATAGGGCAATAAATACCAATGAGTTTGTCGCACAAGACAAAGCCAATGTAAGGATAGTGTACAAAATGAACAGTGAAGAATACAAAAAGTTTTTGTTAGATGTCTTCTCTGCtgaattacaaacaaaaaatagttaa
- the LOC126382129 gene encoding uncharacterized protein LOC126382129 isoform X3, which translates to MGRSKLLIDNDAGGDDAMAIFLALLYEKYFDGPQLIALTTGNGNTNEDNVSRNNQRILKVAQRQDVPIYRGSKSSIVFTPESTNYFGKDGLGDVDEVITDLVPPQQQNAVDALISLSKKYEGELTVVTIGALTNVALAIKVDPGFLNRLAHLYIGAGHINGDNHPEPEFNAHVDVEAYHIVMQSATPDKVSVFPFSQTYAFLNFTKEWRLDVLGAIDTDIMRAQNQYERIAIPQEDGWAALDPSVVAAVINPNLVEEYKYSKYDIILCGDKRGINTNEFVEQDKANVRIVYKVNSEEYKQFLLDVFSAELKTKSGS; encoded by the exons ATGGG gaGAAGCAAATTGCTTATTGACAATGACGCAGGAGGGGATGATGCAATGGCCATATTCTTGGCTTTGctgtatgaaaaatatttcgATGG TCCACAGTTAATTGCTCTTACAACGGGAAACGGTAACACAAATGAAGACAACGTTAGTAGGAACAATCAGAGAATACTGAAAGTTGCCCAGAGACAAGAC GTGCCGATATACAGAGGATCCAAATCTTCAATCGTGTTTACACCAGAAAGTACAAATTACTTCGGAAAGGATGGTTTAGGGGACGTCGATGAAGTAATAACTGACTTAGTTCCCCCTCAGCAACAAAATGCCGTGGATGCTCTTATAAGTCTGTCCAAGAAATATGAAG GTGAACTCACGGTCGTCACAATTGGTGCTTTAACAAATGTAGCTTTGGCTATCAAGGTGGACCCTGGCTTCTTAAACCGACTAGCTCATCTGTACATTGGAGCAGGTCACATAAATG GTGACAATCATCCTGAACCTGAGTTCAATGCGCACGTGGACGTAGAAGCCTACCACATTGTGATGCAATCCGCTACACCCGATAAAGTGTCCGTGTTTCCTTTCTCTCAGACCTATGCATTTCTGAATTTCACTAAA GAATGGAGATTGGACGTCCTTGGTGCCATAGACACAGATATAATGAGGGCTCAAAATCAGTATGAAAGGATCGCCATTCCGCAAGAAGACGGGTGGGCAGCATTGGATCCTTCAGTGGTGGCTGCAGTAATCAATCCTAACTTGGTAGAAGAATATAAGTATTCCaaatatgatattattttatgtg gtGACAAGAGAGGCATAAACACGAACGAGTTTGTCGAACAAGATAAAGCAAATGTAAGGATAGTGTACAAAGTAAACAGTGAAGAATACAAACAATTTTTGTTAGATGTGTTTTCCGCTGAATTAAAAACCAAAAGTGGTTCATAA
- the LOC126382129 gene encoding inosine-uridine preferring nucleoside hydrolase-like isoform X1 yields MEKRTIFKYISVTICVLIVIAVIVVVVVYTRKVYPERSKLLIDNDAGGDDAMAIFLALLYEKYFDGPQLIALTTGNGNTNEDNVSRNNQRILKVAQRQDVPIYRGSKSSIVFTPESTNYFGKDGLGDVDEVITDLVPPQQQNAVDALISLSKKYEGELTVVTIGALTNVALAIKVDPGFLNRLAHLYIGAGHINGDNHPEPEFNAHVDVEAYHIVMQSATPDKVSVFPFSQTYAFLNFTKEWRLDVLGAIDTDIMRAQNQYERIAIPQEDGWAALDPSVVAAVINPNLVEEYKYSKYDIILCGDKRGINTNEFVEQDKANVRIVYKVNSEEYKQFLLDVFSAELKTKSGS; encoded by the exons ATGGAAAAGAGGactatttttaaatacatttcagTGACTATTTGTGTTCTAATAGTTATAGCCGTAATTGTGGTTGTCGTTGTGTATACTCGTAAAGTGTATCCTGA gaGAAGCAAATTGCTTATTGACAATGACGCAGGAGGGGATGATGCAATGGCCATATTCTTGGCTTTGctgtatgaaaaatatttcgATGG TCCACAGTTAATTGCTCTTACAACGGGAAACGGTAACACAAATGAAGACAACGTTAGTAGGAACAATCAGAGAATACTGAAAGTTGCCCAGAGACAAGAC GTGCCGATATACAGAGGATCCAAATCTTCAATCGTGTTTACACCAGAAAGTACAAATTACTTCGGAAAGGATGGTTTAGGGGACGTCGATGAAGTAATAACTGACTTAGTTCCCCCTCAGCAACAAAATGCCGTGGATGCTCTTATAAGTCTGTCCAAGAAATATGAAG GTGAACTCACGGTCGTCACAATTGGTGCTTTAACAAATGTAGCTTTGGCTATCAAGGTGGACCCTGGCTTCTTAAACCGACTAGCTCATCTGTACATTGGAGCAGGTCACATAAATG GTGACAATCATCCTGAACCTGAGTTCAATGCGCACGTGGACGTAGAAGCCTACCACATTGTGATGCAATCCGCTACACCCGATAAAGTGTCCGTGTTTCCTTTCTCTCAGACCTATGCATTTCTGAATTTCACTAAA GAATGGAGATTGGACGTCCTTGGTGCCATAGACACAGATATAATGAGGGCTCAAAATCAGTATGAAAGGATCGCCATTCCGCAAGAAGACGGGTGGGCAGCATTGGATCCTTCAGTGGTGGCTGCAGTAATCAATCCTAACTTGGTAGAAGAATATAAGTATTCCaaatatgatattattttatgtg gtGACAAGAGAGGCATAAACACGAACGAGTTTGTCGAACAAGATAAAGCAAATGTAAGGATAGTGTACAAAGTAAACAGTGAAGAATACAAACAATTTTTGTTAGATGTGTTTTCCGCTGAATTAAAAACCAAAAGTGGTTCATAA
- the LOC126382129 gene encoding uncharacterized protein LOC126382129 isoform X2, translating into MLRDFIFVLLFFSVSTNARSKLLIDNDAGGDDAMAIFLALLYEKYFDGPQLIALTTGNGNTNEDNVSRNNQRILKVAQRQDVPIYRGSKSSIVFTPESTNYFGKDGLGDVDEVITDLVPPQQQNAVDALISLSKKYEGELTVVTIGALTNVALAIKVDPGFLNRLAHLYIGAGHINGDNHPEPEFNAHVDVEAYHIVMQSATPDKVSVFPFSQTYAFLNFTKEWRLDVLGAIDTDIMRAQNQYERIAIPQEDGWAALDPSVVAAVINPNLVEEYKYSKYDIILCGDKRGINTNEFVEQDKANVRIVYKVNSEEYKQFLLDVFSAELKTKSGS; encoded by the exons ATGTTGAGAGACTTTATATTTGTGCTCTTGTTTTTTTCGGTGTCTACAAACGC gaGAAGCAAATTGCTTATTGACAATGACGCAGGAGGGGATGATGCAATGGCCATATTCTTGGCTTTGctgtatgaaaaatatttcgATGG TCCACAGTTAATTGCTCTTACAACGGGAAACGGTAACACAAATGAAGACAACGTTAGTAGGAACAATCAGAGAATACTGAAAGTTGCCCAGAGACAAGAC GTGCCGATATACAGAGGATCCAAATCTTCAATCGTGTTTACACCAGAAAGTACAAATTACTTCGGAAAGGATGGTTTAGGGGACGTCGATGAAGTAATAACTGACTTAGTTCCCCCTCAGCAACAAAATGCCGTGGATGCTCTTATAAGTCTGTCCAAGAAATATGAAG GTGAACTCACGGTCGTCACAATTGGTGCTTTAACAAATGTAGCTTTGGCTATCAAGGTGGACCCTGGCTTCTTAAACCGACTAGCTCATCTGTACATTGGAGCAGGTCACATAAATG GTGACAATCATCCTGAACCTGAGTTCAATGCGCACGTGGACGTAGAAGCCTACCACATTGTGATGCAATCCGCTACACCCGATAAAGTGTCCGTGTTTCCTTTCTCTCAGACCTATGCATTTCTGAATTTCACTAAA GAATGGAGATTGGACGTCCTTGGTGCCATAGACACAGATATAATGAGGGCTCAAAATCAGTATGAAAGGATCGCCATTCCGCAAGAAGACGGGTGGGCAGCATTGGATCCTTCAGTGGTGGCTGCAGTAATCAATCCTAACTTGGTAGAAGAATATAAGTATTCCaaatatgatattattttatgtg gtGACAAGAGAGGCATAAACACGAACGAGTTTGTCGAACAAGATAAAGCAAATGTAAGGATAGTGTACAAAGTAAACAGTGAAGAATACAAACAATTTTTGTTAGATGTGTTTTCCGCTGAATTAAAAACCAAAAGTGGTTCATAA